The genomic window actaatgacaaagggaacaacgtatgttgttgtgcggtttgaccgataaagatcttcgtagaatatgtaggagccaatatgagcatctaggttccactagtggttattgatcggagatgtgtctcgatcatgtctacatagttctcaaacccatagggttcgcacgcttaacgttcgatgacggtttgtatatgagttatgtgttttggtgactgaagtttgttcggagtcccagatgagatcacggacatgacgaggagtctcgaaatggtcgagaggtaaagattgatatattggaaggtggtatttggacaccggaagggttccgaagtgtatcgggtacaaaccggagtaccggaagggttaccggaacccccccccccccccggtggaagatatgggccatatgggccatgggagGGAGGATAACCAGTCCACaaggggatggtgcgccccccacaagggaggaggccggattggactagggaaagggggcgccacccctctttccttctcctactccctctcctcccccctttccacCTCCGTAAGAAGGGAAAAAAAGAGGGGCcggatcctactaggagtggagtcctagtaggactcccccctcccttggcgcgcccctggtggccggcctcctcctccctcctttatatacgggggcagggggcataacattgtcttagccatgtgtgttcccccctccaccgtttactcctctgatagtatcatcgtagtgcttaggcaaagccatgcGCGGATCaaatcatcaacaccgtcatcacactaTCGTGCTGATGaaatctccctcgaccctctactggatcaagagttcgagggacgtcatcgagctgaagtgtgctgaattcggaggtgtcgtacgttcagtgctagatcgattggatcgtgaagacattcgactacatcaaccgcgttaacataacacttccgctttcagtctacgagggtacatggacacactctccccctctcgttgctatgcatctcctagatagatcttgtgtgattgtaggaatttttttgaaattgcatgctacgttccccaacaattaagtctttcatgtgtggttgaattggcaactcagctgctaatacttgagaatattctttggctccccttatgtcgaatcaataaatttgggttgaatactctaccctcgaaaactgttgtgatcccctatacttgtgggttatcagtccccaacacacccaatacaatggaaaattgtataggtgcactagttcggcaaagtgatggtgataaaagtgtaatatggatgatagaaatatattttgtaatatgaataaataaaaacagcaaagtagcaaacaataaaagtgagcacaaatggtattgcaatgcttgaaaatgaggcctagggtccgtactttcgctagtgcaatctctcaacaatgctaatctaattggatcatataaccatccctcaaagtgcgatgaagaatcagtccaaagttcttatctagcggagaacataagaagaaattgtttgtagctattctttctgatcgatctatccaagagttcgtactaaaataacatgaagttattctttccgatcgatctttcaagagttcgtactaaaataacaccaagttattctttccgattgatctatcaagaattcatactaaaataacaccaaagcaaatttagattcataatactcaatcacacacaatgaacctcaaagagtgccccaagatttctaccgtagaaagtaggatgaaaacgtgcatcgacccctatgcatagattactccaatgtcacctcaggaatccacgagttgagtgcaaaaacatatatcaaatgaatcaatataataccctaTTGTCACcaagggtattcatatgcaagacatatatcaaatgCTCTgcaatccataaaaatattcaattcgataagaacgaaatctcaaagggaaaactcaattcatgacaacaagatagagagagagaaacaccatatgatccaactatattaacaaagcccgcaatacatcaagatcgtgccatctcaagaacacgagagagagagagagagagattaaacacatagctactggtacaaaccctcagccccgagggtggactgctccctcctcatcatggtgggcgtagggatgttgaagatggcctccggtgatgatttccccctctgacagggtgctggaacagggtccagattggttttttgtggatacagaggcttgtggcggcggaacttcgatctagggttatttttgatggtttctatatttataggactTTTAAGCattggaatcacgcgaagatgggccacaagacaccagggcactcCTGGGAGGCtagcgcgccccggtgggttgtgcccacctcgtggctcttctgtcccccccccccccatgaagCTTCTAGTACCTCTTTTCTtcccaaaaaatcatcaaaaagtttcgctgcatttgaaGAACGTTGGTTTCTGCACAAAAACCAACAccaggtagttctgctgaaaacagcgtcagtccgggttagttccatgcaaatcataccaaaaccatataaaattgttgtaacatggcatgaatacttcataaattatagatacgttggagacgtatgagtaaCGCCATTTTTTATTTCAAAGGTAACACCATTAGTTGATGAATCATTGTGGTTGTGGAAGATGCATCTTGTAACGTCCATCAACTGACTTGTTATTGGTCTGACTGATGTCTTGAGACTGAATGAGGAGCATTGTTCCACTGACGGATCCTTCTTGACTGAAGAATAATGTGTGATTGGTAGTACCACTTCAATTGGTTACGACTCTTCTTTATTGCAGCTAACTAGACCATAGCGTCTATGAGCCTAGGAGTTGGGTCATGTGTCATTACGGGCCTACTCCATAAGGCTTTCCTTTGTCATGTAGTATTGTGACATGCAATCCTCAAATATTTTATAGCTATAATAAGGATGGGCTACAAAAATTAAATTTACAGCCACAATTTTTTTGCGAGATCAATAGTAGTGTATTTCATTATGGTAGGCCTACAATCCCTCGGCAAGAGTTCCTCAACACAGGGGGTTCCTCTTTCGAGTGTGGCTCGCTCAAAGCGACTATAGCTTACTAGACAATTTGCAACACTATTATGAGACCTATGTAGTTTCTGTGGAATAAACACTCTATCAATTATTAAGGACTTAATCTCGGCTACTGAGTGAACATAAGCCTAATGATCTAAACTAGAATCGGAAATACAAGAAAGGGCAGTCGACGAATCAAACTGAACCATGACCGTTAGCTCCGTATGTTGACGAGCAAGCACCAAACCGATCATAATAGCATGGCTCCCCGCCTCCGGTGCGTCGTTATAATCGAACAGATAGCGGTATGCAGCAAAGATGACCGAGCTGTCGTGTATCTGTAGAATCATCCTAGCTGCCGCCGTACCATCCTCCTCACGAAATGACCCATACACCAAGAGTGTCGCGCAGCTTCATGGGGGTGCAGGCCACGGAAGTACCCGGGTCGGTGGGTGATGCTTCGAACGCTCTTCATTGTCCATCACTGACATCTTTATCTTTCCTTTTAGCATATCTTCTCTAGAGTATTTTTGATCTAGCTATAACTCATAGGAAATCCCCACATGCAGCCACAGGCGTGGCCTCCTTTCCATGAGCGATATAAAAAACCGGGCCTGCCAAACTCTCCATACCAACATAATGAGCATATCTCAGCAACTCGATAGTAGCAGCAGAAACAACCAATCATTCCCAGATTCCACCACCTCCTCTTTGCGTGGCACATGCTAGAACTTGGCCATGTCATCCCATAGCGCGGCCGTATGCATGCAACTAGTGCATGGTGTGACCCTTCCTCTTCCCTTCCGCAGATGGGACAAGTAGCCCACGTGGGCATGTGATGTCGTACTTTATTTTTTGCTGTTGGTAAATAGCTCCTGACTCCACCTTCCACGCCCAAATTTTAATCTTTTGTGGGACCTTCGCTTGCCATATAAACTTCCATAGCAGCCTCTCTCTCCCTCCGGATGCGCACTAGTCACACCCTCTGCAAACTCATCATCATGTTGTAGTGTCGCCAGCCGATACGCACTACGTACAATAGACAACCCCGGCCGTCGCGGGTGCCAAGCCAAAAAATCGTCTCGCGCTACGGCGAGGTTCTGATTTTAAGTATCTGTATAACATCCATAGGTCAGAAAAACTCCTCAAGTTGTTCTTTCATCCAAGCACCATTCTCATTTATAAAATCAGGCCCACGATTATATCTGCAATTCCTGTTTTGTGTAATTGGCCAGAGAATCGAGAGAGCTTATGTGCAAGGCTGTTTTTTTTTGAGCCGAGAcagtagaacaattgttctacgatATTTTCATTAATAAATATTTACAAAAGAACAAACAATACAAAACTAGCCCACACCAGTTCGGGGGAATAAATTCATGATCAAGTTATAGGTGATGTTCTATCCAACTAGTATGTTGCTCCGCTCTACTCTGCTTTGCCCTGAGTTGAAATGCCCAGAGTCCTTCTTTAAGGTAGTGTTTCCAAGTGTTCAAATGTGGAGCAGCCGATCTGAAAATCTTGTCATTCCTGACTGACCATATACTCCAACAGCCCATTACCACAATGTCTAGTGCAATTTCCTGAGGAAGATGCCCTACCGTCAGCAGGATCTCATCATAAGTAGAAATGCCTCTGTGTTTATTGGGGGTTAGATGATCCCAGCAAAGGAGAGAGAAAGGATAGTTTCAGAAGAGATGGACAAGAGTTTCCTCAGTACCCTCTAAGCATAGGGCACAGTTATAATCTTGTAAGAACATGCTTTTCCTGTGCAATAGATTCCTGGTGTTGAGTCTGTCCTGTAGCAAAAGCCATTAGATGATCTTGTGCATCAATCTACATGCAATACTCCAAAGATTTTTGAAGATGATGTGAGCTGAGCTGTTTCCCATGAGCAGTTGATACATTTTCCTTGAGGAGTACTGAGGAGAAGACCAAGAATATGTCCATTGATCCTTATTTTCAGTTGCCACTCTGTTGTTAATCATCTGTAGCACCATATTTAATTGGGTATAAGCTTCATAGGAGAGTGGTCTATGGAATAAATGGTTGATGTCCTCCTATGTCTGTAAATTGATCATGAGTGAAGTGCATCCTAGGTCCTTGAACTATTTTTAAGGTGTCACATAGGTCCTTAAACTATGAAAAGTGCCATATAGGTCCTCAGAAATCCTTGAAGTGTAATAAGTGTGTATATATGTGACACCTCTGAAATAGTTCAAGGACCTACGTGACACCTTCGAAATAGTTTGAGGACCAGAATGGCACACATATTGCACCTTGAGGACCTAGATGACGActttcatagttcgaggacctatgtGACACCTCTGAAATAGTTCGAGGACCTATGATGCACTTCACTCATTGATCATTGTAATGTCTTTGTCCAGTGTAAATGAATAAAGCTGCAGTATCTACATGATTGAAGCCACATTATAGATATACAACTCCAAACTTGCATATCTACATGATTGAAGCACCAGACTGTAGAACAATCATTGTACGATAATTTTCATTAGTATATACTTGGTTATCTAAGATATGCACATATTTTACTAGTAAAATTATTTTACTATGTAATGTATACATATAGAATGACATTTTGGATCTCGGCCTTCATAGAGGCCAAATTTTTGAAAAAAACATTatacaagtaaacaaggatgtgaGGTGTATgtgtctggaatttcagaataAAATACAATGAAGCGGCAACCTGtataaaaagacaaattcatggtagTATCATGCATTTAAAAGCCTCTTTTTTTGCACAACCCTCATCTCAACGTATTTaatcctgaaaatttacacacttaTGTATTATGCCATCATGTATGCcggtattttttcagaattttttaaaatgtaaaaatatgaactTTAATGAATTTTGCATTTTGCGTTTAGAGGCTTTCATgaagctcggcctccaaaagcaaTTTCAGTTTCAAATGTCAACTATTAATACTTTTTCTGATGGTCTGACGGCATGTGCACTACACGTTTTTTCCTGTACCAAGATGGATCGGGTTTCACTATCATCTATTATCATCAGAGATGACGGCATGCGCACTAGTGTCAAttcacaaactggagctaaattttCTTTCACAAACTAGTGCTGAGGAGATCGTGTTATTATACATAAAATATATCTGACGCGCAATTACGTGTCCCATCATTGCTTGTGCATCTTCCGTTTGTTGAGAAAGTTCCAGAGAACTCTAAGAACAATTGAACACACGTGAGCAGAGTCCCGTGCAACGTGGAAGTGATCCAGCAAGCGGAGTCACCGCTAACTTTTTGCAACCATGCTGCTAGCGCCACGCGTGCCGGCAGTCGCACCACCCGTTCCCAACGCAACGACGTTATATATATGCCCGAGATGCGAGAGACCGACCACATCACAACGATTAGCAAGCGGAGTAGCGGACCATCAATTTCTAGCGCATCGATCCATCCATCAAACTTCGAACACAAGCATTCTATCTGACAGCTCTAGCGGAGGCTGGTTCAGTAACAACAATGGCGTTCGTGCCGATCTGCGTGCAGTGCGGGACAAGAAGCAACCCGTGCCGGTGCAAGGTGGTCGGCCCGACGCTGGGATTCGTGGCGCTCGTCGTGGCCGGGGTGGTGGAGTGGCCGCTGGGCGCCGCCGTGTaccttttccgccaccgcaagggcCGCCGCATCATGGGTCACCCGGCCAGGGTCGTGTACCCTCGCGTCACCGGCGCAATCCCCATCTAATCGACCGCAGCATCTTCCTCTTCGGTGGTGATCTGTCACGAGGTACCGCCGTTGGCTTGTCAAGCTGTGTCATGTAATCTGGGAGGTTCGTCTCTCCGACTCTCAGCGTGTGTTTAATAAAGCGGGGTTTTTGTTGTCGCAGTATTTGCAAGGCTTCGCCGTGGCTGTACCTACTATTTGTTCGTCGATGTGAAGTAGAGTAGCTGTTTTGGTCACCCCGAGTGCTGTGTAATAGTATCGATCAACTTGACTCCTCTTTTCGGAAAATGCTCTTTATGTAATGCTCCCTCCGATCTTCTCTTTTCTGAAAAATGCTTCTTATGTAATgtctttttttagaaaaaaaactcCATCATGTATTAATCAACTTAAAATGTCCGTACAATCATTTATTACAAACTCCGCCACACAGGGCGGAACAGAATGAAAAAGAAAATCATCAGATCTATTATCAAAACTAAACTTATCTCGGGAGCCACCAAATTTGCCCTGTTGATCTTTGAAATATGCAAATTCAACAGCATCTTTGAGATATTTACAACATCCTCCTTTAAATCAACAAGGGATGACATGTTCATACAATTTCTTCCAAGCACAAAGGGCACAACGGAGCAATCAATTTTTAAAATAACAGATACGTCTAGTGTCATTTCAATATACAGGCCCGGCAGGGACGCTCTAAGTTTCGCTTCCTGACACTATTTTTAAAATGACGAATACGTCTAGTGTCATTCCAATATACAGGCCCGACAGAAACGCTCTAAGTTTCGCTTTCTGACACTATAGCAACCTCTTATATAATCGGTATTAATCTTGTAGACCTATGAGGTGGGGGCTGCCAATGAATAACCTTCCTCTCAATATTAATGGTCGGCTGAAATTCCACCTCTGCTT from Triticum aestivum cultivar Chinese Spring chromosome 3B, IWGSC CS RefSeq v2.1, whole genome shotgun sequence includes these protein-coding regions:
- the LOC123065471 gene encoding uncharacterized protein yields the protein MAFVPICVQCGTRSNPCRCKVVGPTLGFVALVVAGVVEWPLGAAVYLFRHRKGRRIMGHPARVVYPRVTGAIPI